Proteins encoded together in one Vigna angularis cultivar LongXiaoDou No.4 chromosome 5, ASM1680809v1, whole genome shotgun sequence window:
- the LOC108339933 gene encoding auxin-induced protein X10A, with protein sequence MGIRLPFLVNAKHTSLKSNNVPKGHVAVYVGDVEKKRFVVPISYLKHPLFLDLLNRAEEEFGFNHPMGGLTIPCKEEAFINLTSQMRAF encoded by the coding sequence ATGGGTATTCGTTTGCCGTTTCTGGTTAATGCAAAACACACGTCGTTGAAGTCGAACAATGTTCCAAAGGGTCACGTTGCAGTTTACGTGGGAGATGTCGAAAAGAAGAGGTTTGTGGTGCCGATATCATATTTGAAGCACCCTTTGTTTCTTGATTTGCTGAACCGAGCAGAAGAAGAGTTTGGGTTCAACCATCCCATGGGAGGCCTCACAATTCCTTGCAAAGAAGAAGCTTTCATCAATCTCACTTCTCAAATGCGTGCCTTCTGA